gggagaccagccaggagtgcattggaatcggcgagtctggaggtaacaaaggcaggatgagggttccagcagcagatgagctgaggttccCAGTGCGGGTAATGTCAGTGTCTCGCACAATGAATTTACTGACCCATCACACTTGCATTGTCATCCATCGGCATTGAGAGATGATTCAAAATTTATAATAGACAGGTAAATCGGAACTGTAAAGATAAAGGTGGAAAAATGGATCTTTCTATTTTGTAATTAACAGTTCTGTATGCGGTatgtgtacaggagctgtcactgcgacacgcacgggccgtacaggagctgtcactgcgacacgcacgggccgtacaggagctgtcactgcgacacgcacgggccgtacaggagctgtcactgcgacacgcacgggccgtacaggagctgtcactgcgacacgcacgggccgtacaggagctgtcactgcgacacgcacgggccgtacaggagctgtcactgcgacacgcacgggccgtacaggagctgtcactgcgacacgcacgggccgtacaggagctgtcactgcgacacgcacgggccgtacaggagctgtcactgcgacacgcacgggccgtacaggagctgtcactgcgacacgcacgggccgtacaggagctgtcactgcgacacgcacgggccgtacaggagctgtcactgcgacacgcacgggccgtacaggagctgtcactgcgacacgcacgggccgtacaggagctgtcactgtctctcactccctccctgacTCGTTTTCTCCCCCTCCGCCTCCCTCCTTTTTCCCCAGGAGGAGGAAGCCCTCCTTTCGGAGATGGATGTGACAGGCCAGGCTTTTGAGGATATGCAGGAACAGAATATCCGTCTGATGCAGCAGCTTCGAGAGAAGGACGATGCGAACTTCAAGCTGATGTCTGAGCGAATCAAGTCCAACCAGATCCACAAACTActaaaggaggagaaggaggagctgGGAGACCAGGTCATGACCTTAAAAACCCAGGTCAGTGTGCGCTGGGGATGGAGACAGCTGTTCTTGTAAccatccctccctccgtccccaccGTCAaccatccctccctccatctccccgtcacccatccctccctccttcacctctccctccctccgtcaccCCTCCCTAACTTCCTTCCTCCGtcacccatccctccctccctccgtcacccgtccctcactccctccctccgtcgcccgtccctcactccctccctccgtcgcccgtccctcactccctccctccgtcgcccgtccctcactccctccctccgtcgcccgtccctcactccctccctccgtcgcccgtccctcactccctccctccgtcgcccgtccctcactccctccctccgtcgcccgtccctcactccctccctccgtcgcccgtccctcactccctccctccgtcgcccgtccctcactccctccctccgtcgcccgtccctcactccctccctccgtcgcccgtccctcactccctccctccgtcgcccgtccctcactccctccctccgtcgcccgtccctcactccctccctccgtcgcccgtccctcactccctccctccgtcgcccgtccctcactccctccctccgtcgcccgtccctcactccctccctccgtcgcccgtccctcactccctccctccgtcgcccgtccctcactccctccctccgtcgcccgtccctcactccctccctccgtcgcccgtccctcactccctccctccgtcgcccgtccctcactccctccctccgtcgcccgtccctcactccctccctccgtcgcccgtccctcactccctccctccgtcgcccgtccctcactccctccctccgtcgcccgtccctcactccctccctccctgtctctttccATTTTCACTCAgttttctcttgctttctctctctgtctcacctctgttttgTTACTTTTTCCATTCTCTCGCTGTCTGCGCTCCCGCGCGCTGTCCTGTCACTCCTGCTgtgctttctttctctccctctctgttccacccacacactccccctctctctctctctctctctctctctcccttctcactGTCTGTTTTCTTTCACTCTCCAGGTCGATGCCCAGCTACAGGTGGTGAAAAAATTGGAGGAGAAGGAACAGTTACTCCAGACTAACCTCACGGCCATGGAGAAGGAGCTGTCCCTTCGCACCCAGACCCTGGATATGCACAAACGCAAGGTGAGAAGGGAGTGTCCGAGAGGCTGGGCCCCAGATCCTGCTCTGCTCAAAGGCTGCGAAAGTGAAAAGCTGGAGTGACAGATGTTGGGGTTCTTGGAATGGGAGCTCCTGATGGAGTTCAACCTTCAAACACTGGCTTTTAGTGCACTTCACTCATAGTTAACTCCTGTCCCCTCACCCcgcctcttccctccccccctgctccctatctctgtctctttctccccagctgcacacactcactccctcttgCTGTGTCTCTCTCAGGCAGTGGAAGCAGCCCAGTTGGCTGAGGACCTGAAGGTGCAGCTGGACGCAGATCAAAAGAAACTGTCGCAGGTTCAGAATGACATCATCGAGAGCAGTGTGGCCCGAGAGAAAGAAACCTTCAACTACAAGCGAGCACAGGTAGGCGCCTGTGAGAGACATTTATAACCCAGTGTAAGCATCAAACACTCcccgggcaggtacagcacagagttagatacagagtaaaactccctctacactgttcccatcagacactcccagggcagatataacacgagttagatacagagtaaagcttcctctacactttccccatcaaacactcccagggcagatataacacgagttagatacagagtaaagctccctctacactgtccccatcaaacactcccaaggcaggaacagcataggttagatacagagtaaagctccctctacactgttcccatcaaacactcccaggacagggacagtacggggttagaaaaaaagggaaaaaaagggttagatacagagtaaagctccctctacactttccccaacaaacactcccaggacaggtacaacatgagttagatacagagtaaagctccctctacactgttcccatcagacactcccaggacagacacagcacgggttagatacagagtaaagctccccctacaCTGCCCTGACAGTGTGTTTCAGAATGTGAGTGATCCATGTTTGATGATGGCCAGACTGAGGGGGTAGTGAGATATCTTTCCTCCTCTCCCTGGTTTTAGGAAGACATCTCGAAGCTGCGCCGCAAGTTGGAACGACAGAAGAAGCCGGAAATGTTCACCAACTGTGACGAGATCCTGATGGAGGAGATCAAAGATTACAAGGTGAGTGATCCGACCGGAGTCCCGGCCATTGTTGTGTATGGAGGTGGGGTGCAGATCGGCCCATATTCCGGGGCAAGGGGGTGTGGATTGCTTGATACTCCAGGGTGGGGGGAGTGCTGATCAGTCTGTATTccagggtggggggggcggtgctgGAGCCAGATTGGCTCATATTCCAGGATGGAGGGGTAGCTGGTTCAATCCATATTCCAGGATGGAGGGGTAGCCGGTACAATCCATATTCCAGGATGGGGGGGGTAGCTGGTTCAATCCATTTTCCAGGATGGGAGGAGCCGGATTGGTCCATATTTGGGAGGAGAGGACTGGATCTATCCATATTCTGAGAGGTTCCTGATCGATCCATATTCCAGGGAGAGCTGGATCAATCCATatcgaggggggttggggggggaataGGATGTATCCATATTCCGTGGGGAGACAGCTGGAACAAAACGTATTCTGgcagttgtatgattgcctttgagTGATGTCGCTTTAAGATCTTAATGTGCTAATGAATTAAGTACCAGGCcacagtcatgtgacttggagcctgAGTCACACTAACGcctagaggcaggtcctgtaaatagctaaaataaaagcaaaatactgcggatgctggaaatctgaaataaaaacaagaaatgctggaatcactcagcaggtctggcagcatctgtggaaagagaagcagagttaacgtttcgggtcagtgacccttcttgtaaatagctagctctgtactgtatataatagctgttaataaacctgtttgagatcttcaaccaactggactccacgcatctcaattatgttgcatcagacaacataaagaactcattatgtgGTGGCAGCTGTGGGACATTATACTGGGAGTATGGAGAGGCTGGATCAGTCCATATTCCGGGGGGAGCTGGAACAATCCATAATCCAGGGTGGGGCGGGGTTGTTCAGCTGTCGAACAAGGCAAGTCCATTTTCATGCGATGGAAGCAGGATCAGTCCATTTTGCATGGGGTTCGTTTTCTTAGTTGGGGGCGCGGGAAGTTGGACGGGTCCATTATCCAGGGAGCTAGGGGCTGGCGGATTAAAGCTTTGAATTGGAAATGTCCATTTTAAGATGTGGGGGAATTAGGGGAGGCGGGAGCTGGATCAGTCCATTTTGTCAGGGGTTCGCACTACGATGGGACCAGTCCATTTTCTTTGGTGTGTGGGGTGGATTGGTCCATTTTTCGGACAGGACGGAGGCATTTCTTCCGGGGTGGATGTGGCGGGATTGTTTCAATGGGATGAAAAGCTGCCTTGGAAATCTCACCTTGTGCTTCTccgtctctcttttcccctccccccaccccccggggcAGGCCAAGCTGACGTGTCCCTGCTGTAACATGCGGAAGAAGGACGCCGTGCTGACCAAGTGTTTCCACGTCTTCTGCTTCGAATGTGTCAAGACCCGCTACGACACGCGGCAGCGCAAGTGCCCCAAGTGCAACGCTGCCTTCGGGGCCAATGACTTCCACCGTATCTACATTGGCTGAgaaaccaccccacccccacccaatccCCCAGGACTGTGGAGGGGGAGGTGTTACCAGGGAGCATGGCTCCCAATCTCGAGGGTAGTTTCCATGGTCACCCCTCTCCCCGTCTTCTCCTCCTCCACATGGCtccgcaccaccaccaccccccccccccccaccaaacccccgATGTCCCTTTACCACGGTCCCAGTGAAGGACGCGGGGCAGGAGGTTACAGTTTGTCGTTTTTCTGTTTGAAACGTTGAGGTTCGGAATAAACGTGTGGATTGAGAAGCGAGGCCTGGGGTCTGTTTGGACCAATAATGTTGCTGCTCTCTCGACTCTCATTCTGCGAGAGTCTCTGGGTcgactgtgaacagttttggtcgcTATACCAAAGTAAGGATATATTTCCCTGAGAGGGAGTGCCAGGAAAGTTCTTCAGATTGGTTCCCGGGATGAAAGGAGACACTAAGCAGAATGAGccgacattctctggagtttagaagaatgagaggtgatcttattgaaacctggaAAATTCTTGGAGGATTTGACAAGggcgatgctgagaggctgtttaccctggctggggaatctagaaccagtgctgcactgtgagaggatcagtgctgagggagtgctgcactgtcggagggtcagtgctgagggagcgctgcactgtcggagggccagtgctgagggagtgctgcactgttaggtgCCGCCTTTCCGATTAAGAAATTAAATCTTGTGCCCATCTGCTCTGTCAAGTGGACAAGGAGATCCCATGACCACTTTttgggggaggagtgggggtggggagttccACCTGGCGTCCAATGTTTGTCcttgaaccaacatcactaaaacagatgatctggtggtcatgttgctgcttgtgggatcttgctgtgcctgaaTTGGCTGCTGGTTTCCCACGTTACAACAGCGACCTCAATTCGCAGAAAGTCataatagggcagcacagtggcgcagtggttagcaccacagcctcacagctccagcaacccgggttccgttctgggtactgcctgtgtggagtttgcacgttctccctgtgactctgtgggtttccgccgggtgctccggtttcctcccactgccaaagacttgcaggttgataggtaaattggtcattgtaaattgcccctagtgtaggtaggtggtaggagaattgtggggataagAGGGGGAAtatcggattaatgtaggattagtataaatgggtggttgatggtcagcacagactcagtgggccaaagggcctgtttcagtgctgcatttctCTATGAATCTATAAATAACCGTGAACCGCTTCAGGACGTCCTAAAGTGGTGAAGGCACTGGGGAAACGGGGGTTCTTTCATACAAACGGATGCAAATGGACAAAAACCGCTCACAAACCCATTTATTGGGAATTGGAATAGTTTTTCGATCCTCAGTCCGGTTGGAAATGATTTATCCGATATGCATAGTCCAATTCTGTCTCCAAATGATGTTGACCTGAGCAGATCCAGTCTGGGCCGGTTCCAGAAACAAAAGTCATCTGTTGAAAACAATGAAAAAAACCATTGGGAGTGACTATATGagccatagtcatagagagatacagcactgaaacaggcccttcggcccactgagtctgtgccgatcaacacccacccatttatactaatcctacattaatcccatattccctactacatccccaccattctcccaccacctacctacactaggggaaatttacaatggccaatttacctatcaacctgaaattctttggcggtgggaggaaaccggatcacccggcagaaacccacgcggtcaccgggagaacttgcaaactccacacaggcagtacccagaaccgaacccgggtcgctggagctgtggtgctaaccactatcTGACAAAAGgggaaaatggcgacacatcctgtagactggtgtgcactatcacaATGAAACAACAGCTTGGTAATAGGTGCCAACGTCATAAACAACAActgacagcgtcacttggcagtttcacgtgcagcacttgtttcagaacctgcctctcaaggattggccttcacagccatcagcaaaggtacagcaagagaagacatcccacctacatggattgtttgctgtgtgtccatcatccttCATGGATGGAATACTTGCCAACAAACCAACCGTGGCAGGCACAGGGACCTGTAACTAACTGGAGCCTGGGGTGTAGACAGCAGCCTGGAATTGACAGGAACCTGGGGCAAGGGCACCAGCCTGGAATTAACTGGATACTGGGGGTCATGGGCCTGCCACTAACTGGAACCTGGGGACGGGGGTAGAAAGGTGTTATTCACTGGAGCTTGGGGGACTGGTGCCTGGGTGACAGGGCCTGGAATTAACTAGAATCTggtgggaggggggaaaacagGGCCTAAAAGGAAAGATGAAGTACGAGGAGGATTTCAAACCTTTTTGTTCTCCATCTCCTCTCAGGTTTCGGTTGCGAGTGGTGGTCTTGCTTTCTCGGACTTGCGGTCGTAGCTCTGACCATTAAGGGGGACCATTTCTGATACTGCTGCTGCCTGGGGCTTCTCAGATAATCTACAAACTTGTTCATTTCCTCAGTAGTCATGTAACCTTTAAAAACACAAAGATTCCTATTTCattacctcaggatatcccaaagtgtttcCCAGTCAATGAAGGACTCTTTTTTTTTTGGAGTGCGATCACTGTTCATTGTCATAATGCTGGAAACGTAGCAGCCATCATGTGATTTCAGTGATGTTGCTTTAGGGATAAATATTAgacccagaacactggggagactatcctgctcttcttccaaaagtggccatgggatctttcactttCACATGAGGACAGATAGGGACCTCGCtttaacgtctcacctgaaagatagcacctccaacagtgcagtgctccctcagtactgaccctctgccagtgcaacactccctcagtacagaccctccaccagtgcaacactccctcagtactggccatctgacagtgcagcactccctcagtacagcccctctggcagtgcagcgctccctccgtacagcccgtccgacagtgcagtgctccctcagtactgaccttccgacagtgcagcactccctcagtatcacccctccgacagtgcagtgctccctcagtactgaccttccgacagtgcagcactccctccgtacagcccgtccgacagtgcagtgctccctcagtactgaccttccgacagtgcagcactccctcagtatcacccctccgacagtgcagcactccctcagtacagaccctccaccagtgcagcactccctcagtacagcccctctggcagtgcagcactccctcagtacagcccctctggcagtgcagcgctccctccatacagcccgtctgacagtgcagtgctccctcagtactgaccttccgacagtgcagcactccctcagtatcacccctccgacagtgcagtgctccctcagtactgaccctccgacagtgcagcactccctcagtatcacccctccgacagtgcagtgctccctcagtactgaccctccgacagtgcagcattccctcagtatcacccctccgacagtgcagcactccctcagtatcacccctccgacagtgcagtgctccctcactaagTAGACGGTCTTGGTGATACCACGGATATGTGGCCAGTAGTTCATCTTGAAATCAGATAGGTCGCTGAGGTTGTGGAGTGGAAACTTGAGATCCCGAGGGGGGAGATAATGGACGATTCTTTATATTTCATTGTCTAACCATTACCCACCCAACATCCTCTGTCGCTCGAGGCTGTTGATGTATTGCTGATGGAGGCTCCTGCGGAGGGGACCTGCTTTGTAGATAGTGAAGATGCTGTACATGTATCTCTGCTGCCCGATATTGAGGTCCTGGAGGAGAAACACCAACTTCATCTGAGTGCTTACGCTGGAGCAGATGGAATTTCTTGAAGGGATTTACAAAGGATTGCTCAGTAAATCAAAGACTGCACTATCTGATGCCAAGCTAAGCTCAGGATCCATCCTAGCCCTCTCCCATCAACAttacccttccctccacctccacaacattaCCCATGTCCGCCCTTCGTGGTGCTgatttgctgctgaaactctcaccgTGCCTCCAACACCGCCAGACTCtattattctaatgctctcctcACCGGCCTCTCAGCCTTCACCCTCAGTAACCATCagctcatctgaaactctgctaacccatatcctaactcgcgctGTCCAGCTTAACCAGCACCCACTGTGCTCACTTACCGACATTGGCTTCCactccagcaatgcctcgattttaaaattctcaaacttgtttcaaatccctccatggccctcagctgatccctatcgctgtaacctcctccagtccctacaccacaCTCTATGTctgcaccctcctccagcccctacaccactccctatctctgcaaccctcaaaccctacacccctcccatctctaacctcctccagcccctacacccctccctatctctgtaacctcctccagccccgacacccctccctatctctaacctcctcctgccctgcCAGCATCTGGGATTCTACCAGTTCTGGCCTTTTACGTATCCCAATTTTAATCCTTCcattattggtggctgtgccttcagttccctgggtcctaagctctggaattccctccctacacctctgtcTCTTTTTTTTTAAGACAGTCCTTGAAATCTACCTTTTTGACAAAGCTTTATAtcccctgtcctaatatctccttatttggcttggtgtcaattttctgACTGGTTTATGCTCCTGTTtagtgccttgtgatgttttactatgttgaaggcactATCGAAATGCTATTTGTTGTTGTAATGGGCAAGATAAATCTAAAAGGAGCAGGATGTCCATATCTGCAAGTAGTGATGATCAGTCTCTGATTGAATATTTGGCCTGCAACTGAATAGATCTGAGGGATAGAGTTAAGAGGttagaactatcaggaaagattgaacaggctggagctcttttttctggaaaagggaagactgagggggtgacctgatagaggccttgGAGATTCTGAAAGGGTCGATTGAGTGGATTTGGAGAAGACttccacactctcaccactctctgggtaaagaaatttctcctgaattcctgattggatttatcaatgactgtcttatatttacagCTCCTCAGTTCTGCTCTCatccacaagtggaagcatcttctctaaaTCCACTCAATCGACCCTTTCAGAATCTCCAAGGCCTCTctcaggtcaccccctcagtcttcccttttccagagaaaagagctccagcctgttcaatctttcctgatagttctaaCCTCTTAACTCTATCCCTCAGATCTATTCAGTTGCAGGCCAAATATTCCATCAGAGACTGATCATCACTACTTGCAGATATGGACATCCTGCTCCTTTTAGATTTATCTTGCCCATTACAACAACAAAtagcatttagatagtgccttcaacatagtaaaacatcacaaggcactaAACAGGAGCATAAACCAGTcagaaaattgacaccaagccaaataaggagatattaggacaggggaTATAAAGCTttgtcaaaaaggtagattttaaggactttttttttaaaaaagagacacggagagggaaggaattccagagcttaggactatGGTAACTAAAGACATAGCTGCCAATAATAGAAGGAgatgggttgtaggagctggaggaagttatagataggtaagggtggaggaggttacatagataggggtaTAGGGCTGGAGGCAGTTATAGATACGTTAAACTGATTAGCGTGGTGTTCATAAGAGAAACATTTCATAGACTCATTGAacgattcagcacagaaggaggccattgaaagTTATCCGATTTAGTCCCACCACCGCCTCTGCCTCTcactcccccaccaccatctcccacctccacaaccCGCCAACCCCAGCttttctccccccaacccccccgtagctctgtaaatttttccccttcaagtatttattcaattccctcaaggggacgaatggcctcctccagcaccTATCTCATCTTACAAAGCCGATAATGGAGGAAATGGAAAAACGTACCTTCAGGAGTGAACCTTCCAGCATTGACCGTGGAACCTTAACTCTTCTCATCATCCCCGGAGGCCAGTGCTGATTGGACAGCAATCTTGTCTTTTCTCCCATTGGGTAATGGAGAATGATTCTCAATAGGCTGAGATGGACAGAAGTATGAGAGAGAGTTTGTTATAACAATTACTCCCATCCTTTGTGAGTTCAGTCATGGACAAAAACAatgcttgcattcatatagcgactCAATATTACACTTCTGTTCCTTGTCTTCAAATCTCTCTAcgaccttgtccctccctatcactgtaacctcttccagcccctacacccctccctatctctaacctcctccagccctacacccctccctatatctaacttcctccagccctacgcccctccctatctctgtaacctccagccctaaacccctccctatctctctaaaccCCTCTCAATTTACacacaaaagtttggtcaaagatttTTTTAAGGAGTGCAAATTAGCTGCCTTGTTTCCTTGGTTACAATAGTAACAAGGCTTCATTTCCTAGGTTGCAAAGTTCTATGGGATGtttgttttttatttttattttaaatgaaaaaggggttttagttttagagatacagcactgaaacaggcccttcggcccaccgagtctgtgccggccaacaaccacccatttatactaaccctacggtaatcccatattccctaccacctacctacacgaggggcaatttacaatggccaatttacctatcacctgcaagtctttggcggtgggaggaaaccggagcacccagcgaaaacccatctcTTATTGAATTGGGATTTTGGTCCTTTTCTTGCTGTGTGATTCATGTACTGCCAGAACCCATCAAATTTAGATTGCCACTTCCACaatgcctttcaccacctcagcctGTCGCAATGTGCTTCATACCAAATGAAGTGCTTCCCTGACGTTTAGTCACTGATGTAGCAAATGtgatagccaatttgtgcacagcaagctcccacatacacctttgtgataatggccagattatCAGTTTTATTCAggttggttaaaggataaatattgaccccagGAAAACAAGGAGAACTCTCCCCATTCATCTTCCAGGATTGGcactggggtcttttacatccacctgagaggacaaattGATCCTCAGTTTAACGGCTCATTCAAAAGATgatacctcagtactgcccctccaacagtgcagcactccctcggtactgaccctccgacagtgcagcactccctcagcactgcccctccgacagtgcagcactccctcggcactgcccctccgacagtgcagcaatccctcggcactgcccctccgacagtgaggcactccctcggtactgcccctccgacagtgcggcactccctcggtactgcccctccgacagtgcagcactccctcggcactgcccctccgacagtgcagcactccctcggcactgcccctccgacagtgaggcactccctcggtactgcccctccgacagtgcggcactccctcggtactgcccctccgaccgtgcagcactccctcggtactgaccctccaaccgtgcagcattccctcagtactgaccctcgatagtgcagcactccccctgcactgactctctaacagtgcaacactccatcagtactgtcaCTCACAGTTTGTTTCAATCGCAGCCTCCTCAGTCCCAGCCACTGAACAAGGAATGTAAACAAAGCGGGCGCTGGGCAACAAGGAGCCTGACCCTGGGAGGAGTCACCGTCAACACAATGAACAGGAAGTTTCTCAACATCTACAAGTCTGGCAGGGTTAGAACAGAGAACATCTGTTCAAATCCCTTCACATTGCACCTGCTGCTATCTTCCACACTCCTATATGAGACAGAGATAAAGAAAGGTAGAGACAGAGAGTCGCAGCAATAGTTCATAGACAGATATAAAGTTAGTTAGAGAAACAAATccaaagatagatggagagagaaagagacggaaggACCAGCAAagggagaaaaacagcgagggagtaagagacagggagggagcgagacacagagagaagatgccgagagagagagggtgagtgtgagatccacagtgagagactgacagaatcagagagggagcaagagacagactgagagagacagagtgagtgagtgacagggagggagacagattgagaaacaaacagacaggcagagagaaagagacagagcgagatatagacaaaaacagagagagagagagacagagcgagacaaagactgagacagaatgagagacagagagagacaaagtgagacagaatgagagatacagagatagaagagagacagaCGGATAGCGAGCGTCTCTGTCAGTTTGTATAATTGGAAATTATATTTTGGGGCCTTGccacatcctgatcctttgtccccgtTCCCCATGATCTCTCGTTCCCCGCCCCGAATCATCACTCACCCCTCCAAATCCTGTCTCCTCACCAAAACCCTTGTCCACCGTTCCCCAGGTACAATCcaatctctgcttccctctccctcAATCCCTGATCCCCTCTTCCCTAATCCCCTCTCCCTCAATCCCTgatcctctctctcccaatccctggttCCCTTTCCCTCAACCAATCCCTGATCAATTTTCTCCTATCCCTGATCCAATTTCCCCAGAATTTCTGATCCATTCCCCCCCAATTCCTGATCCACTTTCCCCCATAATTCCTGATCC
The nucleotide sequence above comes from Heterodontus francisci isolate sHetFra1 chromosome 29, sHetFra1.hap1, whole genome shotgun sequence. Encoded proteins:
- the LOC137345998 gene encoding uncharacterized protein isoform X1 — encoded protein: MGEKTRLLSNQHWPPGMMRRVKVPRSMLEGSLLKDLNIGQQRYMYSIFTIYKAGPLRRSLHQQYINSLERQRMLDDFCFWNRPRLDLLRSTSFGDRIGLCISDKSFPTGLRIEKLFQFPINGFVSGFCPFASVCMKEPPFPQCLHHFRTS
- the LOC137345998 gene encoding protein FAM216B-like isoform X2, whose amino-acid sequence is MGEKTRLLSNQHWPPGMMRRVKVPRSMLEGSLLKDLNIGQQRYMYSIFTIYKAGPLRRSLHQQYINSLERQRMLGYMTTEEMNKFVDYLRSPRQQQYQKWSPLMVRATTASPRKQDHHSQPKPERRWRTKR